One stretch of Tepiditoga spiralis DNA includes these proteins:
- a CDS encoding DUF4097 family beta strand repeat-containing protein, with protein MGIINMIPLKNLEIEAPKINLDLNVKKGDSLQLEFDDDNELNIENYSNSDTNIIKFQNKKEDFFTNFLGSFISGKNIDCVLTIPPEVKSISIKSTNGDVYMSDLNIDYLYTKLTTGDIEIKDCSIDVLEQKIITGDLSIKNTKILDFISKVTTGDVSIKNSDLNRIEVSLITGDIHLDSLSENFNKSTLKVITGDAELYIKGTDPVYLEKKLTPYSASLKTNIPTINGYGNNRNLEIKATASTVRLIGKKSNDTKINLGKNDTEIMSEEEKKIIDLLKQGKISREFALELLIELGYDSNSGETFLKKRDI; from the coding sequence ATGGGAATAATAAACATGATACCACTTAAAAATTTAGAAATTGAAGCTCCAAAAATAAACTTAGATTTAAATGTAAAAAAAGGAGATTCGTTACAATTAGAATTTGATGATGATAATGAATTAAATATTGAAAATTATAGTAATTCAGATACAAATATAATAAAGTTTCAAAATAAAAAAGAAGATTTTTTTACTAACTTTTTAGGTTCTTTTATTTCTGGAAAAAATATTGATTGTGTATTAACTATACCACCAGAAGTTAAATCAATAAGTATTAAATCAACAAATGGTGATGTTTATATGAGTGATTTAAATATTGATTACTTATATACTAAACTTACAACAGGTGATATAGAAATAAAAGATTGTTCAATAGATGTTTTAGAACAAAAAATAATAACTGGTGATTTATCAATAAAAAATACAAAAATTTTAGATTTCATTTCAAAAGTAACCACTGGTGATGTTTCAATAAAAAATTCAGATTTAAATAGAATAGAAGTTTCATTAATAACAGGTGATATACATTTAGATTCATTATCCGAAAACTTTAATAAAAGTACTTTAAAAGTAATAACCGGTGATGCGGAGTTATACATTAAAGGTACTGACCCTGTATACTTAGAAAAAAAATTAACTCCTTATTCAGCTTCACTAAAAACAAATATCCCAACAATTAATGGATATGGAAATAATAGAAATTTAGAAATAAAAGCAACAGCTTCTACAGTAAGATTAATTGGGAAAAAAAGCAATGATACTAAAATAAATTTAGGAAAAAATGATACAGAAATAATGAGCGAAGAAGAAAAAAAGATAATTGATCTTTTAAAACAAGGAAAAATATCAAGAGAATTTGCATTAGAATTATTAATTGAACTTGGATACGATTCTAATTCAGGTGAAACCTTTTTAAAAAAAAGAGATATTTAA
- a CDS encoding WecB/TagA/CpsF family glycosyltransferase translates to MIKKVNFNEIDIITGKNNDILEFILNQKTKEKIWITTLNALMYMEYLKKSDYNKAIKESTFSIPDGFGIVKLLKKYDIFTEKCSGIETMKEICKNSKDGIYLLGSKENNVNNAAKNLKKLFNTNIVGVHHGYFSINDEEKIISDINSSKAKFLFVGMGIPKQELFIMRNYEKLNIDFIMGVGGSIDVFAGKVKRAPAFFQKFGLEWLYRMICEPKRLKKFPDLVKFYLKIYMKK, encoded by the coding sequence ATGATCAAAAAAGTGAATTTTAATGAAATTGATATTATTACTGGTAAAAATAATGATATACTTGAATTTATTTTAAATCAAAAAACAAAAGAAAAAATATGGATAACAACATTAAATGCCTTAATGTATATGGAATATTTAAAAAAATCTGATTACAATAAAGCAATTAAAGAATCAACTTTTTCAATTCCAGATGGGTTTGGAATAGTAAAACTTTTAAAAAAATATGATATTTTCACAGAAAAATGTTCTGGAATAGAAACTATGAAAGAAATTTGTAAAAATTCAAAAGATGGAATTTATCTTTTAGGATCTAAAGAAAACAATGTAAATAATGCTGCAAAGAATTTAAAAAAATTATTTAATACTAATATTGTTGGGGTTCATCATGGATATTTTTCAATAAATGATGAGGAAAAGATAATATCAGATATTAACTCTTCGAAGGCAAAATTTTTATTTGTAGGAATGGGTATACCAAAACAAGAACTTTTTATAATGAGAAATTATGAAAAGTTAAATATTGATTTTATTATGGGAGTTGGTGGAAGTATAGACGTTTTTGCTGGGAAAGTAAAAAGAGCTCCTGCTTTTTTTCAAAAATTTGGATTAGAGTGGTTATACAGAATGATTTGTGAGCCTAAACGTTTAAAAAAATTTCCTGATTTAGTTAAATTTTATTTAAAAATATATATGAAAAAATAA
- a CDS encoding trigger factor, translating to MEKQILSEDKNIKRILVKIPSDEVKKTEDYIVREVNKEYSFEGFRKGKAPKQIIKIRLGENFNNWLNDTLLEKAVQDIEKEEKFLFSPTVESTANENGNVEFEILVHAYPKLLNTKFEEIVVEAPKSDKVVEKFIEDKIKTLLESNAIVEPKEGKAELNDFIRVKYTVLNEEGKELQKDKENEYVLYEDDKRPMVTKLVGKEKGDVVEYEKEYENKKYKYIVTLEEVYNRTIPELTDEFLREIGSEFNSISELKAKYEEEGKEVFSKWNDDFVRNYIIGEIPAKTEVDLSEETKEFYVKSYMESMEKEGKLEEELAKYDNDKEKLIEEVKKTAERWVKELVVVDTLTKEHNLEVKEEEIMESIKAIAQMWYMPVERAKETIYSNQKLLNDVVWDVLKSKVADIIKEKVTIKEVEEKEEETK from the coding sequence ATGGAAAAACAAATACTATCAGAGGATAAAAATATTAAAAGAATTCTTGTAAAAATTCCTAGTGATGAAGTTAAAAAAACTGAAGATTATATAGTTAGAGAAGTTAATAAAGAATATTCATTTGAAGGTTTTAGAAAAGGTAAAGCTCCAAAACAAATAATAAAAATAAGATTAGGTGAAAATTTCAATAATTGGTTAAATGATACACTTTTAGAAAAAGCAGTTCAGGATATTGAAAAAGAAGAAAAATTTCTTTTTTCTCCAACAGTAGAATCAACAGCTAATGAAAATGGTAATGTTGAATTTGAAATATTGGTTCATGCTTATCCAAAACTACTAAATACAAAATTTGAAGAAATTGTAGTAGAAGCTCCTAAATCAGATAAAGTTGTAGAAAAATTTATAGAAGATAAGATAAAAACATTACTTGAATCAAATGCCATTGTTGAACCAAAAGAAGGTAAAGCAGAATTAAACGACTTCATAAGAGTTAAATATACTGTTTTAAACGAAGAAGGAAAAGAATTACAAAAAGATAAAGAAAATGAATATGTTCTTTATGAAGATGATAAAAGACCTATGGTTACTAAATTAGTTGGAAAAGAAAAAGGTGATGTTGTAGAATACGAAAAAGAATATGAAAATAAAAAATACAAATATATAGTAACTTTAGAAGAAGTTTATAATAGAACAATTCCTGAATTAACAGATGAATTTTTAAGAGAAATAGGATCAGAATTTAATTCAATTTCTGAATTAAAAGCAAAATATGAAGAAGAAGGAAAAGAAGTATTTAGCAAATGGAATGACGACTTCGTAAGAAACTACATAATTGGAGAAATCCCAGCAAAAACAGAAGTTGACTTATCAGAAGAAACTAAAGAATTTTATGTTAAAAGCTATATGGAATCAATGGAAAAAGAAGGTAAATTAGAAGAAGAATTAGCAAAATATGATAATGATAAAGAAAAATTAATTGAAGAAGTTAAAAAAACTGCTGAAAGATGGGTAAAGGAATTAGTTGTTGTTGATACATTAACTAAAGAACACAATCTCGAAGTAAAAGAAGAAGAAATAATGGAATCTATAAAAGCAATAGCTCAAATGTGGTATATGCCTGTTGAAAGAGCAAAAGAAACAATTTATTCAAATCAAAAGCTCTTAAATGATGTAGTTTGGGATGTATTAAAATCAAAAGTAGCTGATATAATAAAAGAAAAAGTAACAATAAAAGAAGTTGAAGAAAAAGAAGAAGAAACTAAATAA
- the tpiA gene encoding triose-phosphate isomerase — MSKMTVRDIDLKGKKVIMRVDFNVPLKDGKITDETRIKAALSTIKYVLEKGAKVILLSHLGRPKGEVKPEFSLKPVANRLNELLDGKVSFIDKTRGEEVEKAVESLEEGKVLVIENTRFEKGETKNNEELAKYWASLADIHVNDAFGTAHRAHASNVGIASNIPSFAGFLMEKEIKFIGGVNDNPEKPYSVILGGVKVSDKIGVINNLLEKADNIFIGGAMMFTFLKAMGKEIGSSLFEEDKLDLAKSLLKKAEEKGVNFILPVDTVIAQELKAGVETKVVKIEDGIEKGWMGLDIGPETVKLFKEKMANSKTIVWNGPMGVFEIDEFSNGTKSVAEMIVEFTEKGTTSVIGGGDSAAAAEKFGLAKKFSHVSTGGGASLEYLEGKKLPGIEAIVSKKKVTDKRYILAGNWKMNKTTTETAEFLAKLSGKIGNKSSYDVVVCTPAVSLQKAVDIVSSTNIKIGAENMHYEDKGAFTGEISSHMLKDINVEYVVLGHSERRDIFGETDELINKKIIKALKEELNPIFCIGEHLEEREKDLTFNVIERQIKEGFNSINAEDAKKVIIAYEPIWAIGTGKVATPAQAQEVHAYIRSLLAKMYDEETANSISILYGGSVKPNNYFGLFTKKDIDGGLVGGASLTEAFVELAEIMDLVIE, encoded by the coding sequence ATGTCAAAAATGACAGTTAGAGATATAGATTTAAAAGGTAAAAAAGTTATAATGAGAGTTGATTTTAATGTTCCACTAAAAGATGGGAAAATAACAGATGAAACAAGAATAAAAGCAGCTCTTTCTACTATAAAATATGTTCTTGAGAAAGGGGCTAAGGTTATATTATTATCTCATCTTGGAAGACCAAAAGGAGAAGTAAAACCTGAATTTTCTTTAAAACCTGTTGCTAATAGATTAAATGAATTGCTCGATGGAAAGGTAAGTTTTATAGACAAAACAAGAGGTGAAGAAGTAGAAAAAGCTGTAGAAAGCTTAGAAGAAGGTAAAGTTTTAGTAATTGAAAATACTAGATTTGAAAAAGGTGAAACAAAAAATAATGAAGAATTAGCTAAATATTGGGCTTCACTTGCAGATATTCATGTAAATGATGCTTTTGGTACAGCTCATAGAGCTCATGCTTCTAATGTTGGAATAGCTTCTAATATTCCAAGTTTTGCAGGATTTTTAATGGAAAAAGAAATAAAGTTTATTGGCGGAGTTAATGATAATCCAGAAAAACCTTACTCTGTAATTCTTGGTGGAGTTAAAGTTTCAGATAAAATAGGCGTTATAAATAACTTACTTGAAAAAGCAGATAATATTTTTATAGGTGGAGCTATGATGTTTACTTTCTTAAAAGCTATGGGGAAAGAAATAGGTTCATCTTTATTTGAAGAAGATAAATTAGATCTTGCAAAGTCACTTTTGAAAAAAGCAGAAGAAAAAGGAGTTAATTTTATACTTCCTGTTGATACTGTAATTGCTCAAGAATTAAAAGCAGGGGTAGAAACAAAAGTAGTAAAAATAGAAGATGGAATTGAAAAAGGTTGGATGGGACTTGACATAGGACCAGAAACTGTAAAATTATTTAAAGAAAAGATGGCAAACTCAAAAACAATAGTATGGAATGGACCAATGGGTGTTTTTGAAATAGATGAATTTTCAAATGGTACAAAGTCAGTAGCCGAGATGATAGTTGAATTTACAGAAAAAGGAACAACAAGTGTTATTGGTGGTGGAGATTCAGCAGCTGCTGCTGAAAAATTTGGACTTGCAAAGAAGTTTTCTCATGTTTCTACAGGTGGTGGTGCTTCATTAGAATATCTTGAAGGTAAAAAATTACCAGGAATAGAAGCTATTGTTTCAAAAAAAAAAGTAACTGATAAAAGATATATCTTAGCAGGAAACTGGAAAATGAACAAAACAACAACTGAAACAGCTGAATTTTTAGCAAAACTTTCTGGAAAAATAGGAAATAAAAGTTCTTATGATGTTGTTGTATGTACACCTGCTGTTTCATTACAAAAAGCAGTGGATATTGTATCTTCTACAAATATAAAAATTGGTGCAGAAAATATGCATTATGAAGATAAAGGTGCATTTACTGGTGAAATATCTTCACACATGTTAAAAGATATAAATGTTGAATATGTTGTACTTGGACATTCAGAAAGAAGAGATATTTTTGGTGAAACCGATGAATTAATAAATAAAAAAATAATAAAAGCTTTAAAAGAAGAATTAAACCCTATTTTCTGTATAGGAGAACACCTTGAAGAAAGAGAAAAAGATTTAACTTTCAATGTAATAGAAAGACAAATAAAAGAAGGATTTAATTCAATTAATGCAGAAGATGCAAAAAAAGTTATTATTGCTTATGAACCAATTTGGGCAATAGGTACTGGAAAAGTTGCAACACCAGCTCAAGCTCAAGAAGTTCACGCTTATATAAGAAGCTTATTAGCAAAAATGTATGACGAAGAAACAGCAAATTCTATATCAATTCTTTATGGTGGAAGTGTTAAACCGAATAATTACTTTGGTTTATTCACTAAAAAAGATATTGATGGTGGATTAGTTGGAGGTGCTTCTTTAACAGAAGCATTTGTTGAACTTGCAGAAATAATGGATTTAGTTATTGAATAA
- the gap gene encoding type I glyceraldehyde-3-phosphate dehydrogenase, with the protein MAVKVAINGFGRIGRLAFRLMFDNPEFEIVALNDLTDAKTLALLLKYDSSQGKFPGTVEAGENAIIVNGKEIKILAEKNPADLPWGEMGVDVVLECTGFFVQKDKAALHLQAGAKKVVISAPAKGDVPTVVYNVNHDILSGEEDIISGASCTTNCLAPVAKVLNDKFGIVKGIMTTVHSYTNDQNTLDAPHRKGDMRRARAAGVNLVPTTTGAAKAVGLVLPELKGKLDGMAMRIPTPTGSLVDLVVELKKNVTVEEINAAMKEASETNLKDTLGYTEDPIVLTDIVGITYGSYFDAQLTKIVESDGKQMIKVVSWYDNEMSYTAQLVRLVKHFATLIK; encoded by the coding sequence ATGGCAGTAAAAGTAGCTATTAACGGTTTTGGTAGAATTGGAAGACTTGCATTCAGACTTATGTTTGATAATCCTGAATTTGAAATTGTTGCATTAAATGATTTAACTGATGCAAAAACACTTGCACTTTTATTGAAGTATGATTCATCACAAGGTAAATTTCCTGGCACAGTTGAAGCAGGAGAAAATGCTATTATTGTAAATGGAAAAGAAATTAAAATTTTAGCAGAAAAGAATCCTGCAGATCTTCCTTGGGGAGAAATGGGAGTAGATGTTGTATTAGAATGTACAGGTTTCTTTGTACAAAAAGATAAAGCAGCTTTACATCTTCAAGCTGGAGCTAAAAAAGTTGTTATTTCTGCACCAGCAAAAGGTGATGTTCCAACAGTTGTTTACAATGTAAACCACGATATACTTTCTGGTGAAGAAGATATAATTTCTGGTGCTTCTTGTACAACAAACTGTCTTGCACCAGTTGCAAAGGTTTTAAATGATAAGTTTGGAATTGTTAAAGGTATAATGACAACAGTTCATTCTTATACAAATGATCAAAATACTCTTGATGCTCCACATAGAAAAGGAGATATGAGAAGAGCAAGAGCTGCTGGAGTTAACTTAGTTCCAACAACAACAGGTGCTGCAAAAGCAGTTGGTTTAGTTCTTCCAGAATTAAAAGGTAAATTAGATGGAATGGCTATGAGGATTCCTACTCCAACAGGTTCTTTAGTTGATTTAGTTGTTGAATTGAAAAAGAATGTAACTGTTGAAGAAATAAATGCAGCAATGAAAGAAGCTTCTGAAACAAACTTAAAAGATACATTGGGTTATACTGAAGATCCTATTGTTTTAACAGATATAGTTGGAATAACATACGGTTCTTACTTTGATGCACAATTAACAAAAATAGTAGAATCAGATGGAAAACAAATGATAAAAGTTGTTTCTTGGTATGATAATGAAATGAGTTATACAGCTCAGCTTGTAAGACTCGTAAAACATTTTGCAACATTAATTAAGTAA
- a CDS encoding YbaB/EbfC family nucleoid-associated protein encodes MAKKIKSIGGRSLKGGKSKKPSMAHLLQEAQKTQSAMEEEMAKLETQLADMTVEATSGGGVVKVVANGNLRIKDIIISDELEDEDIEIVKDMIMAATNEAIEKASNLKEEESNKVSEKYLGGLQSMGLGF; translated from the coding sequence ATGGCTAAAAAAATAAAAAGTATTGGTGGAAGATCGCTTAAAGGTGGAAAATCAAAAAAGCCTAGTATGGCTCATCTTTTACAAGAAGCTCAAAAAACTCAGTCAGCAATGGAAGAAGAAATGGCAAAATTAGAAACACAACTTGCAGATATGACTGTAGAAGCCACTAGTGGTGGAGGAGTTGTAAAAGTTGTTGCAAATGGTAATTTAAGAATAAAAGATATAATTATATCTGATGAACTTGAAGATGAAGATATAGAAATAGTTAAAGATATGATAATGGCAGCAACTAATGAAGCTATTGAAAAAGCTTCAAATTTAAAGGAAGAAGAAAGTAATAAAGTAAGTGAAAAATATCTTGGTGGACTTCAAAGTATGGGACTTGGTTTTTAA
- a CDS encoding DUF5684 domain-containing protein has translation MIKYFFFRFFPFFSHIFSLEYREYPTSNFDFDPGFGANMNQMGSSFISAMWVFMVTIFVIVFITYVISLWKIFSDNNIQGWKALIPIYNIYVLLKMLDMSGWWLILYLIDFGYITSVLINYKLVKKYEKILPFIVGLEILPFIFYPILAFSNKTQKHFKTYRENDDIDDEL, from the coding sequence ATGATTAAGTACTTTTTTTTCCGTTTTTTTCCATTTTTTTCTCATATTTTTTCTTTAGAATATAGGGAATACCCTACTTCTAACTTTGATTTTGATCCAGGTTTTGGAGCTAATATGAATCAAATGGGCTCTTCTTTTATTTCTGCCATGTGGGTATTTATGGTAACTATTTTTGTGATTGTTTTTATTACATATGTAATATCTTTGTGGAAAATATTTAGTGATAATAACATTCAAGGATGGAAAGCATTAATACCAATTTATAATATTTATGTGTTATTAAAAATGTTAGATATGTCTGGATGGTGGCTTATACTTTATTTAATAGACTTTGGATATATAACTAGTGTGTTAATAAATTATAAGTTAGTAAAAAAATATGAAAAAATATTACCTTTTATTGTTGGACTTGAGATATTACCTTTCATCTTTTATCCAATTTTGGCTTTTTCAAATAAAACACAAAAACACTTTAAAACATATAGAGAAAACGATGATATCGATGATGAATTATAA
- a CDS encoding radical SAM protein: MKAIIIDGYVDEPAVLGVPPYISPYVRYAAGALRYHGIEVDYYTIDKIREKNLWQSFNSYEYLIIIAGTTVPGHYLGGTPINLNEIKKIFELNKEPLRVIGGPITKGYTITGGKKAISLKDFIEENVEYIVEGDIEKFLFDYPVSDEFDLNSKSSYELIDKIAPYGAGIIKMHERYPNVMLEIEVSKGCDRKTGFCSFCTEPILHGMYRERSLNGIINEMKALNANGATNFRFGRSANFLAYGITFNNGNPNPEIFNELYSEVSNFCNVLHTDNANPEFIVNNEKEAKKILEIISNKNTSGDILSFGIETFDDEVAKLNNIALNSEKALKAIRIVNEIGSKRDKNGIPKLLPGINLLYGLIGETKNTYNKNKEYLNKILNENLLLRRINVRQVMMFPGTLLSKKLNKIKINKKEFIKFKEFMDVYNNQMIKKVFPEGAILKDLFVEEVKGNISFSRQIATYPILAGIKKKKELLEKFDGIVVNHGSRSLTVLEYPFDFKNLSVEELSSINGIGKKTAEKIYLTKSLKDIKNEILKNKL, encoded by the coding sequence ATGAAGGCAATAATTATTGATGGATATGTTGATGAACCTGCAGTATTAGGTGTTCCACCTTATATTTCCCCATATGTTAGATACGCAGCAGGAGCTTTAAGGTATCATGGAATAGAAGTAGATTATTATACAATAGATAAAATAAGAGAAAAAAATTTATGGCAATCATTTAATTCATATGAATATCTTATAATAATAGCTGGAACTACTGTACCTGGTCATTATCTTGGTGGAACTCCTATAAATTTAAATGAAATAAAGAAAATTTTTGAATTAAATAAAGAACCACTCAGAGTAATAGGAGGACCTATAACAAAAGGATACACAATAACAGGTGGTAAAAAAGCTATATCTTTAAAAGATTTTATAGAAGAAAATGTTGAGTATATTGTTGAAGGAGACATAGAAAAATTTTTATTTGACTATCCCGTATCAGATGAGTTCGATTTAAATTCCAAGAGTAGTTATGAATTAATAGATAAAATAGCTCCCTATGGTGCTGGTATTATAAAAATGCATGAAAGATACCCAAATGTAATGTTAGAAATAGAAGTATCAAAAGGGTGCGATAGAAAAACTGGTTTTTGTTCTTTTTGCACAGAACCAATACTTCATGGAATGTATAGAGAAAGAAGTTTAAATGGCATAATAAACGAAATGAAAGCATTGAATGCAAATGGAGCCACAAACTTTAGATTTGGGAGAAGTGCTAACTTTTTGGCTTATGGAATAACATTTAACAATGGAAATCCAAACCCAGAAATATTTAATGAATTATATTCAGAAGTTTCAAATTTTTGTAATGTTTTACATACAGACAATGCAAATCCAGAATTTATAGTAAATAATGAAAAAGAAGCAAAAAAAATTCTTGAAATAATTTCAAATAAAAATACATCTGGTGATATACTGTCTTTTGGCATAGAAACATTTGATGATGAAGTTGCAAAACTAAACAACATAGCCTTAAACTCTGAAAAAGCTTTAAAAGCCATAAGAATAGTTAACGAAATAGGAAGCAAACGAGATAAAAATGGAATACCAAAATTATTACCTGGAATAAACTTATTGTATGGATTAATAGGTGAAACTAAAAACACCTATAATAAAAACAAAGAATACTTAAACAAAATATTGAATGAAAATTTATTATTGAGAAGAATAAATGTTAGACAAGTAATGATGTTCCCAGGAACATTATTATCAAAAAAACTAAATAAAATAAAAATAAATAAAAAAGAATTTATAAAATTCAAAGAATTTATGGATGTATATAACAATCAAATGATAAAAAAAGTTTTTCCAGAAGGAGCAATTTTAAAAGATTTATTCGTAGAAGAAGTAAAAGGAAATATTTCTTTTTCAAGACAAATAGCAACATATCCAATACTCGCCGGAATCAAAAAAAAGAAAGAACTTTTAGAAAAATTCGATGGAATAGTTGTTAATCATGGTTCAAGATCTTTGACTGTACTCGAATATCCATTTGATTTTAAAAATTTATCAGTTGAGGAATTATCTTCTATAAATGGAATAGGTAAAAAAACAGCTGAAAAAATTTATTTAACAAAATCACTTAAAGATATTAAAAATGAAATACTGAAAAACAAGCTGTAA
- a CDS encoding AAA family ATPase, giving the protein MKKRLPIGRSDFKSLIDDNMYFVDKSMLIKEVIESGDVLLITRPRRFGKTLSQSMMKYFFDITQNNEYLFKNLKIYKEKNIIEKHLNKHPVIYITFKDLKSNNLKKMHALLTMELSRLYTKHEYVFEILSEKEKIVFKEIMLETADDAKYENCIRSLSEYMERYYGKKVIILIDEYDTPIQQAYLHGYYDEIISLIGNLFGMALKDNVYLEKAVLTGITRVSKESIFTGVNNLKVSTVLNELFNDKYGLTKEEVEETLKYYELEYEESEVIDWYNGYNFGGVEIYNPFSIINLVDEKKIRPYWMNTSGNYLVKQLIKQGSAELKDKIEKLINGEEIESTINETMVYGDLNNNLEESVWTLFLFSGYLKWTKNINHDYERYTLKIPNKEVKIFYNKTVVSMLEEERIKLNNILINLINGHIEEFKEDFQKLTMNTLSYFDVNGEEPERFYHGLILGMSVGLKEEYIIKSNRETGLGRADVILIPKDKTDKGIIIEFKKFYKNEKTLLNSAQNGLKQINEKRYEEDIKNYGINDIIKVSIAFDKKEVEIVSNLDKDVELTPEEKIAKELLKNGVDIEIISRTTNLSIEKIKNMLN; this is encoded by the coding sequence ATGAAAAAAAGACTTCCAATAGGACGAAGTGACTTTAAATCATTAATAGATGACAATATGTACTTTGTAGATAAAAGCATGTTAATCAAAGAAGTTATTGAAAGTGGAGACGTTCTATTAATAACAAGACCAAGAAGGTTTGGGAAAACTCTCAGTCAATCTATGATGAAGTACTTTTTTGATATTACTCAAAATAACGAATACCTCTTTAAAAACTTAAAAATATATAAAGAAAAAAATATAATAGAAAAACATTTAAATAAACATCCAGTTATATACATCACCTTTAAAGATTTAAAGTCTAATAACTTAAAAAAGATGCATGCTTTATTAACAATGGAACTTTCAAGATTATATACAAAACATGAATATGTTTTTGAAATATTGAGTGAAAAGGAAAAAATTGTATTTAAAGAAATAATGTTAGAAACAGCAGATGATGCTAAGTATGAAAATTGTATAAGAAGTTTATCAGAATATATGGAAAGATACTATGGTAAAAAGGTAATAATATTAATAGATGAATACGATACTCCCATTCAACAAGCTTACTTACATGGTTACTATGATGAAATAATATCTTTAATTGGTAACTTGTTTGGCATGGCATTAAAAGATAACGTATACCTTGAAAAGGCAGTTCTTACTGGTATAACAAGAGTTTCTAAAGAAAGTATCTTTACTGGTGTGAATAACTTAAAGGTTTCTACTGTATTGAATGAACTATTCAATGATAAGTATGGTTTAACTAAAGAAGAAGTTGAAGAAACATTGAAGTATTATGAACTTGAATACGAGGAAAGTGAAGTTATAGATTGGTACAATGGTTATAATTTTGGTGGTGTTGAAATTTACAATCCTTTTTCTATAATAAACTTAGTAGATGAAAAAAAGATAAGACCATATTGGATGAATACTAGTGGAAACTACTTAGTTAAACAATTAATAAAACAAGGAAGTGCTGAATTAAAAGATAAAATTGAAAAACTAATAAATGGTGAAGAAATTGAAAGTACAATAAATGAAACTATGGTTTATGGAGACTTAAACAATAACTTAGAAGAGTCTGTATGGACATTATTTTTATTCAGCGGATATTTAAAATGGACAAAAAATATAAATCATGATTATGAAAGATATACTTTAAAGATACCAAATAAAGAAGTAAAAATATTTTATAATAAAACTGTAGTATCTATGCTTGAAGAAGAAAGAATAAAACTAAATAATATATTAATAAATCTAATAAATGGACATATAGAAGAGTTTAAAGAAGACTTTCAAAAACTAACTATGAATACATTGAGTTACTTTGACGTTAACGGAGAAGAACCAGAAAGATTTTATCATGGACTAATACTTGGAATGAGCGTTGGATTAAAAGAAGAGTACATAATAAAGAGTAATAGAGAAACAGGACTTGGAAGAGCAGATGTTATTTTAATACCAAAAGATAAAACAGATAAAGGAATAATAATAGAGTTTAAAAAGTTTTATAAAAATGAAAAAACACTATTAAACAGTGCACAAAATGGACTAAAACAAATAAATGAAAAAAGGTATGAAGAAGATATAAAAAATTATGGAATAAATGATATAATAAAAGTTTCAATAGCTTTTGATAAAAAAGAGGTTGAAATTGTTAGTAATTTGGATAAAGATGTTGAATTAACTCCAGAAGAAAAAATTGCAAAAGAGCTATTAAAAAATGGAGTTGATATAGAAATTATTTCTAGAACAACAAATTTATCTATTGAAAAAATTAAAAATATGCTCAATTGA